Proteins from a single region of Candidatus Bipolaricaulota bacterium:
- a CDS encoding ABC transporter permease, translating to MAIFFAAYGVSPIRAYGAILRGALGNWSGFSETLRRMIPLLLCGVGLTVTLRALFWNIGADGQLLFGAIAATWVALFSGLHGPLVIPVMFAAGFLAGALWGLIPAVLKVKLGINDVITTLMMNYIAIYIVLYLIHGPWKGPSVRGYPLTDIFPPAAQLPTIGNTHVHWPTLLIGLVAAVVAYIMLNRMKSGFEIRVVGENPHAARYAGMSELKTVVIAMLISGGLAGIAGVGEVAGVQLRLLNPAQVSMGYGYTAIIVAWLARKNPLAVIVTSFFFGVLMAGGDVIKVNLGLPFQLINVFNGVIMFFLIGSEIFMHYKISLRRR from the coding sequence ATGGCGATCTTCTTCGCCGCCTACGGCGTCTCCCCGATCCGGGCGTACGGCGCGATCCTGCGGGGGGCACTTGGAAACTGGAGTGGATTCTCCGAGACGTTGCGAAGGATGATCCCGCTCCTCCTCTGTGGGGTGGGGTTGACCGTCACCCTCCGCGCCCTGTTCTGGAACATCGGAGCGGACGGGCAACTCCTGTTCGGGGCGATCGCCGCCACCTGGGTCGCCCTGTTCTCCGGGTTGCACGGTCCGCTCGTCATCCCGGTGATGTTCGCTGCTGGATTCCTCGCCGGCGCCCTCTGGGGATTGATCCCCGCCGTGCTCAAAGTAAAGCTGGGGATCAACGACGTCATCACGACACTGATGATGAACTACATCGCAATCTACATCGTCCTCTACCTGATCCACGGCCCGTGGAAGGGACCGAGCGTGCGCGGGTATCCGCTGACCGACATCTTCCCCCCGGCGGCACAGCTTCCCACGATCGGGAACACCCATGTCCATTGGCCCACCCTCCTCATCGGGCTCGTCGCGGCCGTGGTGGCGTACATCATGCTCAATCGGATGAAGAGTGGGTTTGAGATTCGAGTAGTCGGAGAGAATCCGCACGCGGCTCGCTACGCCGGGATGAGCGAGCTGAAGACGGTGGTCATCGCGATGCTCATCTCCGGGGGGTTGGCCGGGATCGCCGGGGTGGGGGAGGTCGCGGGCGTCCAGCTCCGCCTGCTCAATCCGGCGCAAGTTTCCATGGGATACGGTTACACCGCGATCATCGTCGCCTGGCTCGCCCGCAAGAATCCACTCGCGGTGATCGTCACCTCGTTCTTCTTCGGAGTGTTGATGGCCGGTGGGGATGTGATTAAGGTGAACTTAGGGCTTCCGTTCCAGTTGATCAACGTGTTCAACGGGGTGATCATGTTCTTCCTGATCGGAAGCGAGATATTCATGCACTACAAGATTTCACTGCGGAGGCGGTAA
- a CDS encoding ABC transporter permease, translated as MGWESWLISTLARALAYGTPLLLGTLGEIYAERAGVLNLGIEGMMIMGAYSAFVVAYKTGHPWLGVLVGAVVGGAFSLIHAFASITLKANQVVSGLALTMLGLGLSGVLGRSWVGHPLFTPLRRITVPGLSAIPIIGPGLFTRQNLLVYITMLLVPILWYILFHTRIGVTIRAVGEDPATADSLGVNVARVRYLCVIFGGIFAGLAGAYLSVGYRPSWTEGMTGGMGWIVIALTIFAFWNPIYGLLGSYFFAALYHLSYRMQAWVSPELLKAMPYAFAIIILIFVSRGTLQKRMGAPAALAIPYTRGEE; from the coding sequence ATGGGCTGGGAGAGCTGGCTTATCTCGACGTTGGCACGGGCGCTGGCGTATGGGACCCCGCTCCTTCTGGGAACATTGGGGGAGATCTACGCCGAACGAGCGGGGGTGCTCAATCTGGGGATCGAAGGAATGATGATCATGGGCGCGTATTCCGCGTTCGTGGTCGCGTACAAGACCGGGCATCCGTGGCTTGGGGTCCTGGTCGGCGCCGTGGTCGGGGGGGCATTCTCCCTGATCCATGCGTTCGCCAGCATCACGTTGAAGGCGAATCAAGTCGTATCCGGGCTCGCCCTCACCATGCTCGGGCTCGGGCTATCCGGGGTGCTCGGACGGAGCTGGGTCGGTCACCCGTTGTTCACGCCTCTTCGCCGGATCACCGTTCCCGGTCTGTCCGCGATCCCGATCATCGGGCCCGGACTGTTCACCCGCCAGAACCTGCTCGTCTACATCACCATGCTGCTGGTTCCGATCCTATGGTACATCTTGTTTCACACCCGGATCGGAGTGACGATCAGGGCGGTGGGGGAGGATCCGGCTACCGCCGACTCGCTCGGGGTGAACGTCGCCCGGGTGCGGTATCTATGCGTGATATTCGGTGGGATCTTCGCCGGGCTCGCTGGTGCCTACCTGTCGGTGGGATACCGCCCGTCCTGGACCGAGGGGATGACCGGTGGGATGGGGTGGATCGTGATCGCTCTCACCATCTTCGCGTTCTGGAACCCGATCTACGGGCTCCTCGGCTCCTACTTCTTCGCTGCTCTATATCACCTCTCCTACCGAATGCAGGCCTGGGTGTCGCCCGAGCTGCTGAAGGCGATGCCGTACGCGTTCGCCATCATCATCCTCATCTTCGTGTCACGGGGGACATTGCAGAAGCGGATGGGAGCACCCGCTGCCCTCGCGATCCCGTACACACGTGGTGAGGAGTAG
- a CDS encoding BMP family ABC transporter substrate-binding protein, which yields MAMVLIGGLVAIAAADPYVPGTPIKAGFIYIGPVGDYGWSHAHDVARQILVKEFPWLSTVYVESVGTGDVVSTIDKLVNDEHCNVIFTTSFDFMDPTLAAAKKYPDVIFAHCSGFKRAPNMATYMADFYQVYYLNGLAAGALTKTGKVGYVGAVPIPEVKRHINAFTIGVREVNPEAKVDVRWINEWLNPAAAAEATEALIADGCDVFAFTEDTPTVVQKAAESGFTSFAHYSPMYKFAPDYVVSGELVHWEKIYADFLQKIYDGVYTAKNLQNVDYWWLLGQGAVEMGAKPGMAINPAYVDKLKAVVIDHPTFGKISVYDLIQTRLNQMGDPGVTFDPFQGPIKDRKGNLEVPKGMWMSVDSLISLEWAVDGVIGPWPGEP from the coding sequence ATGGCGATGGTGCTCATCGGAGGGCTCGTCGCAATCGCGGCAGCTGACCCGTATGTACCCGGAACCCCGATCAAGGCGGGTTTCATCTACATCGGACCAGTCGGCGACTACGGATGGAGCCATGCCCACGACGTGGCACGGCAGATCTTGGTTAAGGAATTCCCGTGGCTGAGCACGGTCTACGTGGAGAGCGTCGGCACGGGAGATGTCGTCTCCACGATCGACAAGCTGGTGAACGACGAGCACTGCAACGTCATCTTCACCACCAGCTTCGACTTCATGGACCCGACGCTCGCCGCGGCGAAGAAGTACCCCGACGTGATCTTTGCCCACTGCTCCGGGTTCAAGCGCGCCCCCAACATGGCGACCTACATGGCGGATTTCTACCAGGTCTACTACCTGAACGGGCTTGCCGCCGGAGCTCTCACCAAGACGGGGAAGGTCGGATATGTAGGCGCCGTTCCTATTCCGGAGGTCAAGCGACACATCAACGCATTCACCATCGGAGTGCGCGAGGTCAACCCCGAGGCGAAGGTGGACGTGCGCTGGATCAACGAATGGCTGAACCCAGCGGCAGCAGCGGAGGCGACTGAGGCCCTGATCGCCGATGGGTGCGACGTGTTCGCGTTCACCGAGGACACTCCGACAGTGGTCCAGAAGGCAGCGGAGAGCGGATTTACGAGCTTCGCCCACTACTCCCCGATGTACAAGTTCGCCCCCGATTACGTGGTCTCGGGTGAGCTCGTCCATTGGGAGAAGATCTATGCCGATTTCCTGCAGAAGATCTACGATGGGGTGTACACTGCCAAGAACCTCCAGAACGTCGACTACTGGTGGCTCCTCGGGCAGGGTGCGGTCGAGATGGGGGCCAAACCCGGAATGGCGATCAACCCCGCCTACGTCGACAAGCTGAAGGCGGTCGTGATCGATCATCCGACGTTCGGCAAGATCAGCGTCTACGACCTGATCCAAACCCGGCTGAACCAGATGGGTGATCCGGGAGTCACCTTCGACCCGTTCCAGGGCCCGATCAAGGATCGAAAGGGCAACCTCGAAGTGCCGAAGGGGATGTGGATGTCGGTCGACTCCCTGATCTCCCTCGAATGGGCAGTCGACGGCGTCATCGGCCCGTGGCCGGGTGAGCCGTAG